In the Deferribacterota bacterium genome, GACATAGCAAAAACACTTTTTAGAATATTGTCACAACATTCAATAGTTATGTCTAACTCTTTTTTTAGAACACTAACTGCAACGTATTTTCAAGAGGCAAGAAAGGCTATTGAAGCATATAATGCTATGTCTAAATTCAACGGTTTGAAATTTGATAGGCATGTCGAGATAAATACAGTAGAAATTTTTTCAAGGGCTATTGATGAAGCAAAGGAAGAATTTGTAGCAAACCCTATTGGTATAAGATTAATTTCTCCATGGGCAAGGGTAGAATCGGGTTTACCCTTTTTTCTAAATAAACTATACGAATATGTAGAGCTTGATAATACCAAAGAATAGATTAGTAATTAATGCTATCTATGGAAGTTCATCTATATAAATTGTTACCCAAGCATTTTCTAAGTATTCTAGACCCAATTTTTTAGCTGCTTCAATTGATAAATCAATACCAGCTGGATTTAAAACTTCTCTACCAAACTGATCAAGGCCATCATTGAAATCTTCATTAAACGCTGCCATAGCTTCTGGCATACAAATACTTAATATGTCAAACCTCCTTCTAAAGGGTCCATCTCCAATATTTAACCATTCAGGTAAATCCCAATAATTATCATCTTCATTCCATGGCCCTACATCAATGACTCTAAAATTTTCCCTATGACCATCTAGTAAAACGCCTAATATATATGGGGGGTTATCGTACCAATCAATATAATCACTTGGTATATTCCACCCAAGATTTGCAAATTTTACGTATTTATCAGGAATAGCAACACCAATCTCATCTCTATTTATTGGCTCAAATTGTGTAGCATATACATAGCAAGAATGAACCCCTAAGGGGGTAAGATTTTTTATGCTCTTTCTTATTTTCATTCTGTAAGTTTCCTCAGATTTATACCAGCTATTTATGTAAGATATCAATTTATTAACCTTGTTATCCTCTAATCTAGCATATAATTTTTCGTTTATTTTACTAATCAACCCTTTGATTAATGAAGTTTTTAGGCTTTTTATATTTTTTTTGTCTTTATATTCATCATTTTGGTTTCTCTTTAAATAGTAAGTATTTTTTATTTCATATATTTTCTTTGCTTCATAATTAGCTATTTCTTTTATTATATCAATTTGGTTTTTGTTAAGGGATAGGTCGCTTATTATTCTATTAATATCATTTTTTATCTTTTTATCTTTTGTATAAAAAAGATAGGTTAGTATGCCAAGTTTTATTTCTTCTTTTGGTAAGTTAAGTTGGGTAGCTGTTGTATGTTTTGAAGTTAATAGAAATACTAAGAGGATTATTCCAGTGAATTTTACAATATAGCCCATATTATGAAAATATATAATAAAATTTATAGACTACCAAGGCTTAATTTATAATAACAATATTGCATAATCTAAATAGTATATTAAAATATAGTTATGCCACGATATAAGGGCGTAATATTTGATTTTAATGGGGTGTTAATCTTTGATAGTTTATGGCAGGAAAAATCTTGGCAAAAAGTTCTCTCTAGATTATCAGGTAAAAGTATTGATTTAAAAAAAGTTAGAGTATTAGTACATGGTAAAACTGTAAGTGAGGTATTGGAGGAATTTTTAAATAGGCCTCTAGATAAAAAAGAGCTAGATTTATTGACCAAGGAGAAAGAGCTATACTATCAACAGCTGTGTCTATCTGAGAAAGAAAATTTTAAGTTAGTTGACGGAGCTAATCATATCCTTAATTGGTTAAAAATAGTAGATATACCAGTAACTATTGCAACCTCAGCTAGCAGATTAAATATGGAATTTTATTTTAAACACCTTAAACTTTCGCAGTGGTTTAATTGGGATTTAATTGTCTATGATGACGGCAATTTAAGGAGTAAACCATCTCCTGAGCCTTATATAGTAGCTTCAAAAAAACTCAATTTGAAACCATCAGATTGTATAGTTATAGAAGATTCTGAGGCTGGTATTAAATCAGCTAAAAAAGCAGGTATTGGCTATATAATTGCTATGGCTGGTGAAAGGAAGCCAACAAGGTATATTAAGAAAAACGCCAAT is a window encoding:
- a CDS encoding HAD family phosphatase, coding for MPRYKGVIFDFNGVLIFDSLWQEKSWQKVLSRLSGKSIDLKKVRVLVHGKTVSEVLEEFLNRPLDKKELDLLTKEKELYYQQLCLSEKENFKLVDGANHILNWLKIVDIPVTIATSASRLNMEFYFKHLKLSQWFNWDLIVYDDGNLRSKPSPEPYIVASKKLNLKPSDCIVIEDSEAGIKSAKKAGIGYIIAMAGERKPTRYIKKNANIIIKDLSELPIKFKK